In one Conger conger chromosome 5, fConCon1.1, whole genome shotgun sequence genomic region, the following are encoded:
- the mb21d2 gene encoding nucleotidyltransferase MB21D2: MAAPVIASRAGSVNSVGNSPTATPNNPNNNNKIIPGYPELDFRSGARIEELNKLIQEFSKHDQREYDDQRALEIHTAKDFIFSMLGLVQKLDQKLPVANEYLLLSGGVREGVVDMDLDELNVYARGTDFHLDFTLLVPALKLHDRNQPVTLDMRHSALCHSWLSLRLFDEGTISKWKDCCTIVDHINGATNYFFSPTLVADWFHESIGMVLAEVQKKPQRGMPKVEKVEKNGTVISVILGVGSSRMLYDIVPVVSFKGWPAVAQSWLMENHFWDGKITEEEVISGFYLLPACSCSGRKENEWRLSFARSEVQLKKCISASLMQAYQACKALIIKLLSRPKAVSPYHLRSVMLWACDRLPANYLSQDDFSAHFLLGLIDDLQHCLVNKMCPNYFIPQCNMLEHLSEETAMLHARKLSSVRQDPAEHLRTAIEHAKAANRLTFDLQRHGSAASLPSPQSDPGDQQPDDRLAKKLQQLVTENPGKSISVFINPDDVTRPHFRIDDKFF; the protein is encoded by the exons ATGGCGGCCCCTGTTATAGCCAGCCGGGCTGGATCCGTGAACAGCGTTGGAAACAGCCCGACCGCAACGCCCAACAATCcgaataacaacaacaaaataatccCCGGCTACCCCGAACTAGATTTCAGGTCTGGTGCGAGGATTGAAGAGTTGAACAAGCTGATCCAGGAATTCAGCAAACACGATCAACGTGAATATGACGACCAGAGAGCCTTGGAGATCCACACCGCTAAGGACTTCATCTTTTCTATGCTTG GATTGGTGCAGAAGCTGGACCAGAAGCTCCCCGTGGCCAACGAGTACCTGTTGCTGTCGGGCGGGGTGCGGGAGGGCGTGGTGGACATGGACCTGGACGAGCTCAACGTCTACGCGCGGGGGACGGACTTCCACCTGGACTTCACCCTGCTGGTGCCCGCCCTGAAACTGCACGACCGCAACCAGCCGGTGACCCTGGACATGCGCCACTCCGCCCTCTGCCACTCCTGGCTGAGCCTGAGGCTCTTCGACGAGGGCACCATCAGCAAGTGGAAGGACTGCTGCACTATCGTGGACCACATCAACGGCGCCACCAACTACTTCTTCTCGCCCACGCTGGTGGCCGACTGGTTCCACGAGTCCATCGGCATGGTGCTGGCCGAGGTGCAGAAGAAGCCCCAGCGGGGGATGCCCAAGGTGGAGAAGGTGGAGAAGAACGGCACGGTCATCTCGGTCATCCTGGGCGTGGGGAGCAGCCGGATGCTCTACGACATCGTCCCCGTGGTGTCCTTCAAGGGCTGGCCGGCGGTGGCCCAGAGCTGGCTGATGGAGAACCACTTCTGGGACGGGAAGATCACGGAGGAGGAGGTGATCTCCGGCTTCTACCTGCTCCCCGCCTGCTCCTGCAGCGGACGCAAGGAGAACGAGTGGCGGCTGTCGTTCGCCCGGAGCGAGGTGCAGCTGAAGAAGTGCATCTCGGCCAGCCTGATGCAGGCCTACCAGGCGTGCAAGGCCCTCATCATCAAACTGCTGTCCCGGCCCAAGGCCGTCAGCCCTTACCACCTGCGCAGCGTCATGCTCTGGGCCTGCGACCGGCTCCCCGCCAACTACCTGTCCCAGGACGACTTCTCGGCCCACTTCCTGCTGGGCCTTATCGACGACCTGCAGCACTGCCTGGTCAACAAGATGTGCCCCAACTACTTCATCCCGCAGTGCAACATGCTGGAGCACCTGTCGGAGGAGACGGCCATGCTGCACGCCAGGAAGCTCTCGTCCGTCCGCCAGGACCCCGCCGAGCACCTGCGGACCGCCATCGAGCACGCCAAGGCCGCCAACCGGCTGACCTTCGACCTGCAGCGGCACGGGAGCGCCGCCAGCCTCCCCTCGCCGCAGTCCGACCCCGGGGACCAGCAGCCGGACGACCGGCTGGCCAAGAAGCTGCAGCAGCTGGTGACGGAGAACCCGGGGAAGTCCATCTCCGTGTTCATCAACCCGGACGACGTCACCAGGCCCCACTTCCGCATCGACGACAAGTTCTTCTGA
- the parla gene encoding presenilin-associated rhomboid-like protein A, mitochondrial → MAWRGCFLRWTKGDILISTTRGNRSPLCCEQRRGFRKAPKKTEAKTEEAEPPISPISPISPIPPSSYGRLVKPLVFTVGFTGCSFGTAAIWQYESVKSRVQSFVDEARVEWLEKLRPRKQNGDQRENEDDTAYWHSWWNRLSDFQKQAIVILFQVNQWWDNLTQGQRTVSGIIAVNVLVFCCWRIPSLQRTMVKYFTSDPASKALCLPMVLSTFSHYSLLHMAANMYVLWSFSSSIVSLLGPEQFMAVYMSAGVISTLVSLVAKTTSGRLGPSLGASGAIMAVLAAVCTNTPEAKLGIIFLPMFTFTAGNALKAILAMDTTGLILGWRMFDHAAHLGGALFGVWYIQYGHKLIWKNREPLVKKWHDLRTKGPGRGGAV, encoded by the exons ATGGCGTGGAGGGGCTGTTTTCTTAGATGGACTAAAGGAGATATATTGATCTCCACTACACGGGGAAACAG GTCTCCGCTCTGCTGCGAGCAGAGACGCGGCTTCCGGAAAGCTCCGAAAAAGACAGAGGCCAAGACGGAGGAGGCAGAGCCTCCCATTTCACCCATTTCACCCATTTCACCCATTCCCCCGAGCTCGTATGGAAGGCTGGTGAAGCCTCTGGTGTTCACAGTTGGG TTTACAGGCTGCTCGTTTGGCACGGCGGCGATCTGGCAGTACGAGTCCGTGAAGTCGCGAGTGCAGAGCTTCGTGGATGAGGCACGGGTCGAGTGGCTGGAGAAACTGCGCCCGCGGAAACAAAATGGCGACCAGAGAGAG AACGAGGACGACACCGCGTACTGGCACAGCTGGTGGAACCGGCTGTCGGATTTCCAGAAACAGGCGATCGTCATTCTGTTTCAAGTGAACCAGTGGTGGGACAATCTGACTCAGGGACAGCGGACCGTCTCAG GGATCATAGCAGTGAATGTcttggtgttctgctgctggagAATTCCCTCCCTGCAGAGAACTATGGTCAAGTACTTCACTTCTGACCCTGCctcca AGGCGCTGTGTCTTCCCATGGTCCTCTCCACCTTCAGCCACTACTCCCTGCTCCACATGGCAGCCAACATGTACGTGCTGTGGAGCTTTTCCTCCAGCATTGTGTCCCTGCTTGGCCCGGAGCAGTTCATGGCCGTCTACATGTCCGCAG GTGTGATCTCCACGCTCGTCAGCCTTGTTGCCAAGACAACCTCAGGACGCTTGGGCCCTTCTCTCGGGGCG TCTGGAGCCATAATGGCGGTCCTGGCCGCAGTTTGTACGAACACGCCCGAAGCCAAGCTGGGTATCATCTTCCTGCCCATGTTCACCTTCACTGCAGGCAAT GCCCTAAAAGCTATTCTTGCTATGGATACGACCGGCTTGATTTTGGGATGGAGGATGTTCGACCATGCGGCTCACCTGGGAGGAGCCCTCTTcggagt GTGGTACATCCAATACGGTCACAAGCTGATCTGGAAGAACCGTGAGCCTCTGGTGAAGAAGTGGCACGACTTGCGGACCAAGGGCCCAGGCAGGGGCGGGGCTGTCTAG